DNA from Microvirga ossetica:
AGGGGGCTGCTAATGACACGGGGCCGACCTTAGAGTTAATTCCGCAATTGGGCTGCGAGGCGACCTTCATGTGACCTCGCTTGAGGGCTTAGGTTGACCCTGAGGCGACCTTGCAAGTTGTGCAAGAAGGGTCTCAGGTTACCGCTCAAAAGGGTATTGGTTGCCCGTCCCAGGCAAAGAATTGACCAGTGTGCGCCGCCGTCAGGGCGTTCGTAACAGCCAGCAGCCGCTCGGCAGAATAGGCCGGTGAGAACGCCTTCTGGATCTTGCTGCCACTCTGAAAGGGCTGGCTCAGAGCCGTATCGACCGTTCCAGGGTGAAGGGCGACACACACGGCTTCCGGCTTTTGGCGACCGAGCTCGATCGCAATGGTTCGTACAAACTGGTTCAGGGCTGCCTTCGACGCCCGGTAGCCGTACCAGCCCCCGAGGCGGTTGTCCTCGATGCTGCCGACTCGCGCGGAGAGAATAGCAAAGACGCTTTTGCCCGCTTTCGGCACAAGCGGAAGCACATGCTTGGCCACGAGGGCCGGACCAATCGCATTAATGCGGAAGCTCCGGGCGAGATGCTCCGGATCAAGGCTGCGATAGGTCTTCTCGGGCTGGAGGGCAGGATCGTGGAGCAGTCCTGTGGACACCAGGATGAAGCGCAGAGGAGTGCCGTCAACAAGCTGCGCCGCTGCGGCGGCAATGCTCGCTTCATTCTCAAGGTCGATCCGTCCCACCCGCACGCCAGCCGAGCGCCGGCCGGCTCCCGAGCGCGAAAGCGCATGAACGGTTTCAAACCCCTCGGACGCAAGAAGGGCTGTGACGGCGGAACCGATGCCGCCGGATGCGCCGATGACAAGGGCCCGGGCCGGGCGTTCGAGACTGATCAAGAGGAATGAGGTTGAGGAGGATGGAGGCATCGCAATCACCCGTCCCTTGCGGCATGAGTTCAGGCTTGGATGATCTGCATTCTGACGGCGTAGCGAACCAGGTCGGGCAGGGAGTTGAGCTCCAGCTTCCGCATCGCGGCAGTGCGATGCGTCTCCACCGTCTTGACGCTGAGGTCCAAGAGGCGCGCGATCTGCTTGTTGCTCTTGCCCTCGGCGAGGAGTTGCACGACCTCGCGTTCGCGTGACGTCAATCGCTCAGCCGTCGGACCCTCGAGCGTGACCTGTCCCCCTTTGAGAAAGCCGTCCAGGACAACTGCCGACACACGCCCGGCGAAGTAGGGGTTTTTCTGCGATAGGCTTTCGACCGCGGGGATGAGCTGACGCACCGCATCGGACTTGAGCAGGTAGCCCCGGGCGCCAGCACCCAGCACCTCCCTGATCAGCTCCTCGCTCTCGTGCATCGTGAAGATCAGGACTTCGGTGTCCGGCAGGGCCTGCCGGATCCGGCGCGTCGCTTCGAGGCCGTTGAGCTCGGGCATGGACAGATCGATGACCGCCACCTGGGGCCGATGCTGGAGGGCGAGTTCCACGGCTTCCCTGCCATTCGAGGCTTCCGCACAAACCTGCCAGCCTACATGTTGCTCCAGGAGATCCTTGAGGCCACGCCGGACGATATCGTGATCATCGGCGAGAAGTATGCGAAGCATGATGGATCCTAACCGGCCGGTGGGTCTGCATCTTGGGACATCGGGGCTGCTCAAAGCGGTTGATCTGAATCCGCGAGCGTGATCGGCACCTTGGCGCTCACGTGGGTACCCGAAGGGCTCGAGCGGATATCGAGCCGGCCGCCGAGTTGCTCGAGGCGCAGCCTCATGCCTGAGATACCGACACCGATCTGTCGGGCTTCCTCGCGGCCGGCTTCCACGAGGCTCCCGAGCCCTGTGCCACCATCCACGACGTCGAGCTGAACCATATCCTTGGTTCGGTACAGAGCAAGCCGTGCCCGCTTGCTGCCCGAGTGGCGGTGGACGTTCGACAGCGCCTCCTGGGCGACCCGGTAGAGGGCGGTTGCAGTGGGCCGGGGCAATGGCTCACCGCTGTTCTCGATGCTGATGGCGACCTGAATGCCGCTACGCTCTGAAAATCCTCTGGCGAGCCAGCTCAAAGCGGCCGTGAGTCCGACATCATCGAGGAGCGGCGGGTGGAGCAGATAGGACAGCGTGCGGACTTCTTGAAGGCTCTGCTCCGCCAGTTCGAGGGTCTCCACGAGGACGCGGCGGGCGGGTTCCCCCGCATCGCGCAGCCCCTCGTGCAGACGCGTCGCGTTCAACGTGATGGCCAGGAGGTTTTGAGCCGTGGTGTCATGGAGCTCTCGTGCAATGGCGCGCCGCTCCTCGTCTTGCAGATGCATGAGGCGCCCGCTCAGCCGGGTCAATTCCTCCTGCGTCCGTTTCACCTCGGTAATGTCTTCATGCGCGATGACGATCCGGCGTGTCTGCGCCTGGTCCGGCCGGGTTACCCGAAGCTGGAACCAGCGTGGCCCCTGCGGGCTGCGGCAGGGATACTCCATCCGGAACTCGGAGCGGTCGCCGGCCATGATGTCCCGCAATGCCCCTGCGGTTCGCGAAGCATCCTTCGACACAGCGGCGGCCGCTTCGCAGACGGCCAAATAATTCATCCCGACACCGTGGTTCGCGTCGGCATAGCCGGAGGCGTGGGCGAAGGCGCGCCAGGCCTGGTTGACCGCGATGATCGTTCCGGCTTCGTCAAGCACCGCGATATGGGCCGACAGGGCATCCAGGGTGGAACGCAGCAAGGTCTCCGCCTCCACGTCGGGTGCGATCAGGGTCGGCAGGCTGTGGGCCTGCGGCGCCTTTGTGGCCGCGCGACGCCGCTTTCGGGATCCTGGCTGCTCGACGGATGAGGCATCGTTGGGGGTGAGATGGTCCATTCTGGCCTCAAACTCGGCTGCGCGCCACTGTCGCTTGAGGACATAGGGCGGATGCGCGTGGTCTTCCCATGGCAACGGGAGTGAAAGCGCGCCTCTACAGTGATTTTCCCGCCCTACTCAGGAAACTCCCGATGCAAGACGGGCCGGGCTCCGGACATATCCATCGAAGCTGGCGCCGGTGAACCGACAGGGCGCAGCGATCAGAGGATAGAACAATGAACGCGAAGTATAGTGCTTACGCCGTAGCTGCCATGCTCGTCGCGGCAAGTCCGGCCGCAGCGGCGGACATCGTTGAAACCGCTGTCAGCAACGGCAGCTTCAAGACGCTGACGGCCGCCCTTCAGGCCGCCGGACTTGTCGAAACCCTCAAAGGCAAGGGTCCCTACACGGTCTTCGCGCCCACCGACGAGGCGTTCAAGAAGCTCCCAGCCGGAACGGTCGAGACCCTCCTGAAGCCTGAGAACAAGGCCCAGCTCCAGAAGGTGCTGACCTATCACGTCGTGTCGGGGAACGTCATGTCCGGCGACCTCAAGGGCAAGACGACGAACGCCAAGACCGTCGAGGGCAGCGCCGTGCGGATCGACGCCAGCGGCAATGCCGTCAAAGTCGACGACGCGGTTGTCACACAGGCTGACGTCAGCGCGTCGAACGGCGTCATCCACGTGATCGACCGCGTGATCATGCCGAAATCGTAGTGTCTTCGCTTCGTGAGGGTGTCGGCGCAATGCCGTCCGTAGCTAGGAGGAACCAATGAAAGCTCTCAATATCGTTACGCTTGTTCTCGTCATCGTCGGCGCCGTGAATTGGGGGCTCGTCGGCCTCTTCCAATTTGATCTCGTGGCGGCTCTTTTCGGGGGGCAGCAGGCTGCCCTCGCGCGGGTGGTCTATGCGCTCGTGGGTGTGGCGGGGGTGTTCCAGATCGGTATGCTCATGCGTGCGTTGTCTGGCGGAACCGGTGACTCTCAACGCACGGCCAACATCCATGGCTAGGCGAAACCGCTCCCGCTGACCGCAGCTCAGAATCCAGAGGTTGGCAAAGCTCGCCCGCATACCAACCTCCTGTCTGCCCTGAAAATGAGAAGGTGGGACAGGCTGCTGCTTGAAGGCGGCACTCTCGTGACGCGTCGCCACATGACCGTCTCAGTGGTATCATGAACCGGCACGGTCGCGGTGTCGGGCAGCCGGATGGTGCATGTCGCGTCAATCGCCTGGGCTTCATCCGGCGGATCTCCTGAGGGAGAGACAGCCATGGCAACTGCAAGAGCGGAGCGGCGGCTGGCCGCGATCCTGGCCGCTGACGTCGTCGGCTATTCCCGCCTCGTCGAACATGACGAGGCTGGGACGTTGTCGGCCCTGAAGGGTCTGCGCCGGGAGGTAATCGATCCGCTGCTGGCCGAGCATCAGGGCCGTATTGTCAAGCTGATGGGCGACGGTGCGCTCGTGGAGTTCGGCTCGGTCGTCGATGCCGTCGCGTGCGCGGTCGCCATCCAGAAGGGCGTTGCCGAGAACCAAGCCGATATCCCAGCGGAGCGACGCATCATCTTCCGAATCGGCGTCAATCTCGGTGATGTGATCCACGAGGTCGATGGGGATCTCTACGGCGATGGCGTCAACATCGCGGCCCGCCTCCAGACCCTGGCGGATCCAGGCGGCATTTGCATTTCCGGCACGGCGTACGATCACCTCCAGGGCAAGCTCGACTGCGACTACGAGTACCTCGGCGAACGCGCGCTCAAGAACATGGCGCGGCCGGTGCGACTGTACCGCGCCCTTCTGGAAGGGACGACCGCACGAACGGCATCGCCCAGGCCCGCACTTCCGGACCGACCATCCATTGCCGTGCTGCCGTTCAACGCCATGAGCGCCGACCCGGAGCAGGACTTCTTCAGCGATGGGCTCACCGAGGACATCACCACCGCGCTATCCAAGCTCAAGGGCTTCTTCGTGATCGCCCGCAACACGATGTTCACCTACAAGGGAAAGCCCGTGGATGTGCGCGCCATCGGGCGCGAACTCGGGATCCGCTATGTCCTCGAGGGGAGTGTCCGCAAGTCCGGCAACCGCGTGAGGGTGACCGCGCAGCTCATCGATACGGCCTCCGAAGCCCATCTCTGGGCCGAGAGGTACGACGGCGACCTCGGCGACATCTTCGTCATTCAGGACGAAATCACCGCAAGCGTCGTCGGCCGCATCGGGCCGGAACTCCTCGCGGCAGAGCATGCCCGCGAAAGCCGCAAGCCGCATCATGGCCTCGATGCCTGGGAATGTGTCGTGCGGGCGGTGTTCCTGTGTTCCCAGTTGTCTGAGGAGAGCAGCCGGAAGATGCTCCCCCTGCTCGATCGGGCAATCGGACTGGCTCCCGATTATGCCCAGGCGCTCGCCATGAAAGGTTGGATTACGATGTGGCGCGCGTTCCAGGGGTGGGAGGACATGGGATACGCCCTGGCCCTTGCCAGGGATATCGTCCAACAAGCGATTGCCGCGGACGATAAGGAACCGTGGGCTTACCTTGCGCAGGCGATGATAGCCTTTGCGAGGCGTGACAATGTCCTGGCGATGGCCGCGGTCAGCCAGGCTGTCGCGATCAACCCCAACTCCGCATTTGCACACGGCCAGTTGGGACTTGCGCATGCCAACGGGGGACGCGCGGCGGACGCCATTCCTTGCATCGACTACGCCCTCAGACTGAGCCCGCGCGAGGCTTTTCTCGGCGACTTTCAGTTCTACTACGCCATGGCTTACTTCCAGGGCGCGAATTACGAGCTTGGATTGAGTTATGCACGGGAGGCGCATCGCTTGCGGTCCGGCCACGCGGTTCCGCTGGTCATCGGCACGGCCTGTGCCGGACTTCTGGACAACCAGAGGGCTGCCACGGACTTGCTCGGACGGCTCAAGTCGCTAGTCCCTGACATCTCACGGGACGCGGTCGGAGCAACATCTTCTTTCGTCCGCGCCGAGGATCGGGCGCGCCTGATCGAGGGACTTGCCCGTGCCGGCCTGAATTGACGGGTTGGATCGACCTCGAGAACCGATCGCTTACCGGTGAGGAGCGTTCCTGGCAGCCGGTCGCGACGACTTTCGGAATTGTGCTGCGTGGGAGCCCATCTCGCATCCGCCGCGAGGAAGGCCAGGGTCGGGACGTCCTGAAATGGCGCCGCCCATCAACGAAAACTTCATGAAAAAGCCCCACACTCGCCAGACCACGCATCACTCGACCGGCGCTCGATTCGAGACCAGGACGGCATGATCCCGCAAGACCAGTTGGCCCAATTGCCCGTCGAAGTGGTTTCCACGTCCTTCGACCTCTTGCAGATCGCGCTTGGCATCGCGATCCTTATCGTCGTGGTCTTCATCCACGGTGCCGGCATTCGGCGGATTTCACGCTACTTCTCCGAACGATGGGTGCATGTGACGACGGAGACGCCCCATTGGCGTGTCAACTTCCTGTTCGGCAGCGTGATCGCTCAACTCGTCATCGTTCACCTGATCGAGGTGATGGTCTGGGCGTTGCCGATTTACTGGCTCAATCTCATTCCGGGGATCTCAGCCGCAGCCTTTTTTGCGGCCGAGACCTATACGACTCTTGGTGAGGGTACCGTCCGGCTGCCCCTGAGCTGGCGGCAATTGGGGCCCATCATCGCCGTCTCGGGGCTCTTCACCTTCGGTTGGACGTCGAGCGTGCTCGTCTACATCATGACTCAGTTCGGAACACTCGACACCCACCACGCCGAGCGAAAGAAAGCCGCCCAGGCCGACCGAGCCTGACGATCGATCATCACGATGAGATGCGCGCCACCGGTCGGCCGGAGGACGTGACCTGACCTGTCGTTTGCGCTGCCCGCACCGGCAGCGCAAACGACCTGGCTAACGCCGCTGCTATGCCGGCAGGACGACCACCTTCGTCTTGACCGGCGTCCGTGAGTACAGGTGCATCATGTCCTGCGTGAGCAGGCCGACGCAGCCGCTCGTGATGCCGTTGCCGATCGAATCGGGGTCGAGGCTGGCGTAGATCGTGTAGAGCGTGTAGGCGCCGTTCTGATAGAGATGAAGCGTGCGCGCCCCGAGCGGATTGTCGAGGCCGCCCGGCATGCCGCGGGCCCATTTGGCCGCCTCGGGCTGGCGCTTGATCATCTCCCTGGGCGGGGTCCAGGTCGCCCATTCGCTCTTGCGCCCGACATAAGCGTCACCGCTCCACCGGAACCCGTCGCGGCCGACATTGGCACCGTAGCGGGTGGCGTTTCCGTCGTCCTCGACGCGGTAGACGTAGTAATTGCCGGGGTCGACGATAATCGTGCCTGGCGCCTCTTTGGTGTCGTAGCGAACGGTCCGGCGATAATATTTCGGATCGACCTTGCTGACATCGACCGCCGGGATCGGGAATTTCTCCTCGGGTACCGGCCCGTAGACCTTCGCCGCCTCGGCGAGGCTCATGCCGTCGGATGTCGCGCAGCCGGCCAGCCCGAGCGCGCCGGCACCGACCAGAAACGACCGGCGGCTGAGAAGCCCCGCCCGACCCCTAAGCAAAGCTGCCTCGTCCATCTCGCCGGCATCGGCATTCCCACGGTCCATGATCATGGCAGTTTCCCTTGTCCTGCTGCCCGACGAGACAATGCTCCGGCAACCACCCACTTAAACGTCTTGTTGAGCTCAAGATTGCCGTCACACGGCTCGATTGGCAAGCCCGGGCCTTCGCTCGGCAGGGCTCGCCATGCGCCTCGTATACGCGCGGACCGGATTTCCGTCTTCCTCTCCTGCCGCCTTGGGCGCATCCTGACTGGGGGTGGGGTTCGAGGGAGATGACCGATGCCCGGCAAGTTCATACTCAAGGATGACGTCAGGCGGGAGGAGCTGGGCATCATGCGGCTCGGCTGGCTGAGCCATCCAGCCTCGACCGGCGCCGGCAGGTTCACCGTGCTCGAAGGCACCTTCTTCCCCGGCAAGGGACACGGCTT
Protein-coding regions in this window:
- a CDS encoding SDR family oxidoreductase — encoded protein: MPPSSSTSFLLISLERPARALVIGASGGIGSAVTALLASEGFETVHALSRSGAGRRSAGVRVGRIDLENEASIAAAAAQLVDGTPLRFILVSTGLLHDPALQPEKTYRSLDPEHLARSFRINAIGPALVAKHVLPLVPKAGKSVFAILSARVGSIEDNRLGGWYGYRASKAALNQFVRTIAIELGRQKPEAVCVALHPGTVDTALSQPFQSGSKIQKAFSPAYSAERLLAVTNALTAAHTGQFFAWDGQPIPF
- a CDS encoding response regulator, which produces MLRILLADDHDIVRRGLKDLLEQHVGWQVCAEASNGREAVELALQHRPQVAVIDLSMPELNGLEATRRIRQALPDTEVLIFTMHESEELIREVLGAGARGYLLKSDAVRQLIPAVESLSQKNPYFAGRVSAVVLDGFLKGGQVTLEGPTAERLTSREREVVQLLAEGKSNKQIARLLDLSVKTVETHRTAAMRKLELNSLPDLVRYAVRMQIIQA
- a CDS encoding PAS domain-containing sensor histidine kinase, which gives rise to MDHLTPNDASSVEQPGSRKRRRAATKAPQAHSLPTLIAPDVEAETLLRSTLDALSAHIAVLDEAGTIIAVNQAWRAFAHASGYADANHGVGMNYLAVCEAAAAVSKDASRTAGALRDIMAGDRSEFRMEYPCRSPQGPRWFQLRVTRPDQAQTRRIVIAHEDITEVKRTQEELTRLSGRLMHLQDEERRAIARELHDTTAQNLLAITLNATRLHEGLRDAGEPARRVLVETLELAEQSLQEVRTLSYLLHPPLLDDVGLTAALSWLARGFSERSGIQVAISIENSGEPLPRPTATALYRVAQEALSNVHRHSGSKRARLALYRTKDMVQLDVVDGGTGLGSLVEAGREEARQIGVGISGMRLRLEQLGGRLDIRSSPSGTHVSAKVPITLADSDQPL
- a CDS encoding fasciclin domain-containing protein produces the protein MNAKYSAYAVAAMLVAASPAAAADIVETAVSNGSFKTLTAALQAAGLVETLKGKGPYTVFAPTDEAFKKLPAGTVETLLKPENKAQLQKVLTYHVVSGNVMSGDLKGKTTNAKTVEGSAVRIDASGNAVKVDDAVVTQADVSASNGVIHVIDRVIMPKS
- a CDS encoding DUF378 domain-containing protein, whose product is MKALNIVTLVLVIVGAVNWGLVGLFQFDLVAALFGGQQAALARVVYALVGVAGVFQIGMLMRALSGGTGDSQRTANIHG
- a CDS encoding adenylate/guanylate cyclase domain-containing protein; translated protein: MATARAERRLAAILAADVVGYSRLVEHDEAGTLSALKGLRREVIDPLLAEHQGRIVKLMGDGALVEFGSVVDAVACAVAIQKGVAENQADIPAERRIIFRIGVNLGDVIHEVDGDLYGDGVNIAARLQTLADPGGICISGTAYDHLQGKLDCDYEYLGERALKNMARPVRLYRALLEGTTARTASPRPALPDRPSIAVLPFNAMSADPEQDFFSDGLTEDITTALSKLKGFFVIARNTMFTYKGKPVDVRAIGRELGIRYVLEGSVRKSGNRVRVTAQLIDTASEAHLWAERYDGDLGDIFVIQDEITASVVGRIGPELLAAEHARESRKPHHGLDAWECVVRAVFLCSQLSEESSRKMLPLLDRAIGLAPDYAQALAMKGWITMWRAFQGWEDMGYALALARDIVQQAIAADDKEPWAYLAQAMIAFARRDNVLAMAAVSQAVAINPNSAFAHGQLGLAHANGGRAADAIPCIDYALRLSPREAFLGDFQFYYAMAYFQGANYELGLSYAREAHRLRSGHAVPLVIGTACAGLLDNQRAATDLLGRLKSLVPDISRDAVGATSSFVRAEDRARLIEGLARAGLN